In Mongoliitalea daihaiensis, one DNA window encodes the following:
- the secE gene encoding preprotein translocase subunit SecE has translation MNVKNFVIESIDEMKNKVTWPTYSFLQNSAVLVLVASLIFALVIGIIDLGFENLMKWFYDLF, from the coding sequence ATGAACGTTAAAAATTTTGTCATAGAGTCGATTGATGAGATGAAAAACAAGGTCACTTGGCCTACGTATTCATTTCTACAGAACAGTGCTGTTTTGGTGCTGGTTGCCTCATTAATATTTGCCTTGGTAATAGGTATAATTGATTTAGGCTTCGAAAATTTGATGAAGTGGTTTTACGACTTATTCTAA
- the tuf gene encoding elongation factor Tu produces MAKATFDRSKPHVNVGTIGHVDHGKTTLTAAITTVLAKKGLSELRDFSSIDNAPEEKERGITINTSHVEYQTESRHYAHVDCPGHADYVKNMVTGAAQMDGAILVVAATDGPMPQTREHILLARQVGVPALVVFLNKVDMVDDPELLELVEMEVRELLSFYDFDGDNIPVIAGSALGGLNGEAQWEDKIMELMDAVDNHIPLPERLVDKDFLMPVEDVFSITGRGTVATGRIERGVINSGDPVDIIGMGAQGLKSTVTGVEMFRKILDRGEAGDNVGLLLRGIEKSQIRRGMIICKPGSVKPHAHFNAEVYVLSKEEGGRHTPFFNKYRPQFYLRTTDVTGEIKLPENVEMVMPGDNVTIEVNLLNAVALEKGLRFAIREGGRTVGAGQVTEILD; encoded by the coding sequence ATGGCAAAAGCAACCTTTGACCGTTCCAAACCACACGTAAACGTTGGTACGATTGGTCACGTAGACCATGGAAAGACAACTTTGACTGCTGCCATTACAACAGTATTGGCCAAAAAAGGTCTTTCTGAACTAAGAGATTTCTCTTCTATCGACAACGCTCCAGAAGAAAAAGAAAGAGGTATCACTATCAACACATCACACGTAGAGTATCAGACTGAATCAAGACACTACGCGCACGTAGATTGTCCAGGTCACGCTGACTACGTTAAGAACATGGTAACTGGTGCTGCTCAGATGGATGGCGCTATTCTTGTAGTAGCTGCAACTGACGGACCAATGCCACAAACAAGAGAGCACATTCTTCTTGCTCGTCAAGTAGGTGTACCTGCACTTGTTGTGTTCTTGAACAAAGTGGATATGGTAGATGATCCTGAGCTATTGGAACTTGTTGAGATGGAAGTAAGAGAATTGCTTTCTTTCTACGATTTCGATGGAGACAACATTCCTGTAATCGCTGGTTCTGCCCTTGGTGGTTTGAATGGTGAAGCACAGTGGGAAGATAAAATCATGGAATTGATGGACGCTGTGGATAACCACATTCCACTTCCTGAGCGTTTGGTAGACAAAGATTTCTTGATGCCTGTTGAAGACGTATTCTCTATTACTGGTCGTGGAACTGTAGCTACTGGTAGAATCGAAAGAGGTGTTATCAACTCTGGTGATCCTGTAGATATTATCGGTATGGGTGCTCAAGGGCTGAAGTCTACTGTAACTGGTGTTGAAATGTTCCGTAAGATCCTTGACAGAGGTGAAGCGGGTGACAACGTTGGTCTATTGTTGAGAGGTATTGAAAAGTCTCAAATCAGAAGAGGTATGATTATCTGTAAGCCAGGTTCTGTGAAGCCACATGCTCACTTCAACGCTGAGGTTTACGTACTTTCTAAAGAAGAAGGTGGTCGTCATACGCCATTCTTTAACAAATATCGTCCACAGTTCTATTTAAGAACTACTGACGTAACAGGTGAGATTAAACTTCCTGAGAACGTTGAAATGGTTATGCCAGGTGATAACGTTACCATTGAGGTAAATTTGTTAAACGCTGTTGCTTTGGAAAAAGGTCTACGTTTCGCTATCCGTGAGGGTGGTAGAACAGTAGGTGCTGGTCAGGTAACCGAAATTTTGGACTAA
- a CDS encoding SDR family NAD(P)-dependent oxidoreductase has product MTRKIAFITGATSGIGWSTAISLAQIGYNIIATGRRLERLQALEKELRLEGADCLKLCFDVRDKQDVQETIATIPAHWQLIDVLVNNAGNAHGLDPIQQGSVEDWDAMIDINVKGLLYVSKAIMPWMIVRAQGTIVNIGSIAGKEVYPNGNVYCASKHAVDAITNGMRMDLNPFGIRVIGVHPGLVETEFSLVRFKGDSERAQTVYQGYQPLTPEDIAETIAFAVSRPPHVVLADIVMLPTAQASATVIKKNLP; this is encoded by the coding sequence ATGACTAGAAAAATTGCATTCATCACAGGTGCAACCTCCGGCATAGGTTGGTCTACTGCCATTTCTCTCGCTCAAATCGGCTATAACATTATTGCTACAGGTCGAAGATTGGAACGCTTGCAAGCGTTAGAAAAAGAACTTCGTCTAGAAGGTGCGGATTGCTTAAAACTATGCTTTGATGTGAGGGATAAACAAGATGTACAGGAGACCATTGCTACCATACCTGCTCATTGGCAACTCATTGATGTCCTAGTCAACAATGCTGGCAATGCCCATGGATTAGACCCTATCCAACAAGGCTCCGTCGAGGACTGGGACGCCATGATTGATATCAATGTCAAAGGACTCTTATATGTGTCCAAAGCTATCATGCCTTGGATGATCGTACGAGCCCAAGGGACCATCGTCAATATAGGATCTATTGCAGGAAAAGAAGTCTATCCCAACGGAAATGTTTATTGCGCCTCCAAACACGCGGTTGATGCCATCACGAATGGAATGCGCATGGACCTGAATCCATTCGGCATCCGTGTTATTGGAGTCCACCCAGGCTTGGTAGAGACAGAATTCTCCCTTGTTCGCTTCAAAGGTGATAGCGAGCGTGCACAAACAGTGTATCAGGGATACCAACCCTTAACTCCCGAAGATATTGCGGAGACCATCGCCTTCGCCGTAAGTAGACCTCCGCATGTGGTATTGGCGGATATCGTTATGCTTCCCACTGCCCAAGCTTCTGCTACCGTTATCAAGAAAAATCTTCCTTAA
- the rplK gene encoding 50S ribosomal protein L11 has translation MAKEITGYVKLQVKGGQANPSPPVGPALGSKGLNIMEFCKQFNARTQDKMGQVLPVLITVFSDKSFEFVVKTPPAANMLLEAAKVKSGSAEPNRKKVGSVTWDQVKEIAEVKMPDLNAFKVESAMKMIAGTARSMGITVSGKAPWEE, from the coding sequence ATGGCTAAGGAAATCACTGGTTATGTGAAATTACAAGTGAAAGGTGGCCAGGCTAATCCTTCACCTCCGGTAGGTCCTGCTCTTGGTTCCAAGGGTTTGAACATCATGGAGTTCTGTAAGCAATTTAATGCCCGTACCCAAGATAAAATGGGTCAGGTATTGCCTGTCTTGATTACTGTTTTTTCTGACAAATCCTTTGAATTCGTAGTAAAAACTCCTCCAGCTGCAAATATGCTGTTGGAAGCTGCGAAAGTGAAGAGTGGTTCTGCTGAACCAAACAGAAAAAAAGTAGGATCCGTAACATGGGATCAAGTTAAGGAGATTGCTGAAGTGAAAATGCCTGACCTAAACGCTTTCAAAGTGGAATCTGCCATGAAAATGATTGCAGGTACCGCTAGAAGTATGGGTATCACTGTTTCTGGAAAAGCCCCTTGGGAGGAATAA
- the nusG gene encoding transcription termination/antitermination protein NusG gives MAEHKWYVLRVVAGQEKKAKSYLDNEIVRNKLEDFIPEVLIPSEKVYEMRNGKKRVRERNFFPGYVLVHADLTNGEANHVITSIPGVIGFLGSNQGGASKTPEPLRQSEVNRILGRVEEIDEFAEKLDTPFIVGETVKVMDGPFSGFSGTIEEVFEDKKKLNVMVKIFGRNTPVELNFIQVEKQD, from the coding sequence ATGGCTGAACATAAGTGGTACGTACTGCGGGTGGTAGCTGGACAAGAGAAAAAAGCCAAGTCATACTTGGATAATGAAATTGTCCGGAATAAACTCGAGGATTTTATTCCCGAAGTTTTGATTCCTTCCGAGAAAGTTTACGAGATGCGCAATGGCAAAAAGCGAGTCAGAGAGAGAAATTTCTTTCCTGGCTATGTTTTGGTTCATGCGGATTTGACTAATGGTGAGGCTAATCACGTAATTACAAGCATACCGGGTGTAATCGGATTTCTTGGATCAAACCAGGGGGGAGCTTCCAAAACCCCTGAACCATTACGACAATCAGAAGTCAATAGGATCTTAGGTCGTGTTGAGGAGATTGATGAGTTTGCTGAGAAATTGGATACTCCATTTATAGTAGGGGAGACCGTTAAAGTAATGGACGGTCCCTTTAGTGGATTCTCGGGTACAATTGAGGAAGTGTTTGAAGATAAGAAAAAGCTTAACGTTATGGTTAAGATTTTCGGTCGAAACACGCCTGTTGAATTAAACTTTATACAAGTAGAAAAACAAGATTAA
- a CDS encoding M15 family metallopeptidase produces MNASIRTLTLLSLILLFACETKMTETTATGVDFNDLVSIGDEQFQIVDQVGALEQSLIDAGLVDVEAVISGIFVDLKYSTEDNFFGKDVYGDLYRCYVQPIVADMLKKAHEKLQEEHPELTFLVYDGVRPVRVQQILWDNLDKPDSIKPLYVADPKVGGLHNYGVAVDLTLAYRETGEALDMGTPFDFFGYPAYPDREQQMLREGKITQEHINNREILRKVMQYGGFTGIGSEWWHFNAFSRKEAAERFGLVK; encoded by the coding sequence ATGAATGCTTCCATCCGTACCCTCACTCTCCTGTCCCTGATCCTTCTTTTTGCCTGCGAAACTAAAATGACTGAAACCACTGCCACTGGTGTGGACTTCAATGATTTGGTCAGCATTGGTGATGAGCAGTTTCAAATAGTAGATCAAGTAGGCGCACTCGAACAAAGCCTTATAGATGCCGGCTTAGTGGATGTAGAAGCAGTTATATCAGGAATTTTTGTTGACTTGAAATATTCTACCGAAGACAATTTCTTCGGCAAGGATGTATACGGTGATCTCTACAGATGCTATGTTCAGCCAATAGTCGCCGATATGTTGAAAAAAGCGCATGAAAAACTCCAAGAGGAACACCCCGAGCTAACTTTCTTAGTTTACGATGGGGTACGACCTGTACGGGTGCAACAAATTCTGTGGGACAACCTAGACAAGCCCGATAGCATCAAGCCCCTGTATGTAGCCGACCCAAAAGTTGGAGGCCTACACAATTACGGTGTAGCTGTAGACCTGACCTTAGCCTATCGAGAAACAGGAGAAGCGTTGGATATGGGTACACCCTTTGACTTTTTTGGCTATCCTGCCTACCCTGACCGAGAGCAACAGATGCTCCGTGAAGGCAAAATTACCCAAGAACATATCAATAACCGAGAAATTCTCCGCAAAGTCATGCAATACGGTGGCTTCACTGGCATAGGTTCCGAATGGTGGCATTTCAATGCTTTTTCTAGGAAGGAAGCGGCAGAGAGATTTGGGTTGGTGAAGTGA